In Mauremys mutica isolate MM-2020 ecotype Southern chromosome 16, ASM2049712v1, whole genome shotgun sequence, one DNA window encodes the following:
- the ADORA2A gene encoding adenosine receptor A2a isoform X2: protein MLVYGNENFLSDVIYIILELVIAVLAILGNVLVCWAVYLNSNLQNVTNYFVVSLAAADIAVGVLAIPFAITISTGFCAFFYGCLFIACFVLVLTQSSIFSLLAIAIDRIIAIRIPLRYNGLVTSSRAKGIIAICWVLSFIIGLTPMLGWNKCSQREAQDTNNSSLSNCSRSMVACLFETVVTMEYMVYYNFFACVLVPLLLMFGIYLKIFLAARRQLKQMENKMVHGERSRSTLQKEVHAAKSLAIIVGLFAICWLPLHIINCFTLFCPGCARPPLWLMYLAIILSHANSVVNPLIYAYRIREFRLTFRKILRQHIIGKKQFKTGTASTRTSTYGGDGENASIRISEYALNIYTNGELGAIHKDTDMQDLSKCKAGLEWHHNGNSLDMEINGHLPHSCKNGDLSDACGNMELLTEELIGIRVSYSELENSTLAAADVS, encoded by the exons ATGCTAGTATATGGGAATGAAAACTTCCTCTCGGATGTAATTTACATCATCCTGGAACTGGTCATTGCCGTGCTGGCCATCTTGGGGAATGTCCTGGTCTGTTGGGCAGTCTATCTGAACAGCAACCTGCAAAACGTCACCAACTACTTTGTGGTGTCCCTGGCTGCAGCTGACATTGCAGTGGGCGTGCTGGCGATCCCCTTTGCCATCACCATCAGCACTGGCTTCTGTGCCTTCTTCTATGGCTGCCTCTTCATTGCCTGCTTCGTCCTGGTTTTGACTCAGAGTTCCATCTTCAGTCTTCTGGCTATTGCCATTGACAGAATCATTGCTATCCGGATACCCCTCAG GTACAATGGTTTGGTGACCAGCTCGCGAGCCAAAGGTATCATTGCCATCTGCTGGGTCTTATCCTTCATCATCGGCCTGACGCCCATGCTGGGCTGGAACAAATGCTCCCAGAGGGAAGCTCAGGACACCAATAATTCCTCGCTCAGCAACTGCAGTAGAAGCATGGTAGCTTGTCTCTTCGAGACAGTGGTCACCATGGAGTACATGGTCTACTACAATTTCTTTGCCTGTGTGTTGGTGCCCCTCCTCCTCATGTTTGGCATCTACCTGAAAATCTTTCTGGCAGCCAGGCGGCAGCTCAAACAAATGGAGAACAAGATGGTACATGGGGAGCGCTCACGCTCTACTTTGCAGAAGGAAGTCCATGCGGCCAAGTCTTTGGCCATCATCGTTGGGTTGTTTGCCATCTGTTGGCTTCCACTCCACATTATAAACTGCTTCACACTCTTTTGCCCGGGTTGTGCCCGTCCTCCCCTCTGGCTGATGTACCTGGCCATTATCCTGTCTCATGCCAACTCCGTAGTGAACCCATTGATTTATGCCTACCGGATCAGAGAATTCCGACTCACCTTCCGTAAAATTCTCAGGCAGCATATTATAGGCAAGAAGCAGTTCAAGACTGGTACTGCCAGTACTAGGACTTCCACTTATGGTGGGGATGGAGAGAATGCCAGCATTAGGATCAGTGAGTATGCTCTGAACATATACACCAATGGGGAGCTGGGTGCTATCCACAAAGATACTGACATGCAGGACCTGAGTAAATGCAAGGCAGGTTTGGAATGGCACCACAATGGGAATTCACTAGACATGGAGATAAATGGGCATCTCCCACATTCCTGCAAAAATGGGGACCTTTCAGATGCATGCGGGAACATGGAGCTTCTTACTGAAGAGCTAATTGGCATTCGTGTCTCTTACTCTGAACTGGAGAATTCAACCTTGGCAGCAGCTGATGTTTCCTGA
- the ADORA2A gene encoding adenosine receptor A2a isoform X1 — MLVYGNENFLSDVIYIILELVIAVLAILGNVLVCWAVYLNSNLQNVTNYFVVSLAAADIAVGVLAIPFAITISTGFCAFFYGCLFIACFVLVLTQSSIFSLLAIAIDRIIAIRIPLRPQNLPLPAGFPGCCISVSGSSLSHEVCAHGITWTLPRSLHSALRQIPDLTVMICVLSWSRQCQTDRCGRAEHKREVTRYHPTVDSRGSVGYNGLVTSSRAKGIIAICWVLSFIIGLTPMLGWNKCSQREAQDTNNSSLSNCSRSMVACLFETVVTMEYMVYYNFFACVLVPLLLMFGIYLKIFLAARRQLKQMENKMVHGERSRSTLQKEVHAAKSLAIIVGLFAICWLPLHIINCFTLFCPGCARPPLWLMYLAIILSHANSVVNPLIYAYRIREFRLTFRKILRQHIIGKKQFKTGTASTRTSTYGGDGENASIRISEYALNIYTNGELGAIHKDTDMQDLSKCKAGLEWHHNGNSLDMEINGHLPHSCKNGDLSDACGNMELLTEELIGIRVSYSELENSTLAAADVS; from the exons ATGCTAGTATATGGGAATGAAAACTTCCTCTCGGATGTAATTTACATCATCCTGGAACTGGTCATTGCCGTGCTGGCCATCTTGGGGAATGTCCTGGTCTGTTGGGCAGTCTATCTGAACAGCAACCTGCAAAACGTCACCAACTACTTTGTGGTGTCCCTGGCTGCAGCTGACATTGCAGTGGGCGTGCTGGCGATCCCCTTTGCCATCACCATCAGCACTGGCTTCTGTGCCTTCTTCTATGGCTGCCTCTTCATTGCCTGCTTCGTCCTGGTTTTGACTCAGAGTTCCATCTTCAGTCTTCTGGCTATTGCCATTGACAGAATCATTGCTATCCGGATACCCCTCAG ACCTCAAAACTTGCCCCTTCCTGCTGGATTTCCTGGAtgttgcatttctgtttctggcTCTTCCTTGTCCCATGAAGTATGTGCCCATGGCATTACCTGGACCCTGCCTAGGAGCTTACATTCTGCACTGAGGCAGATTCCTGACTTAACCGTAATGATTTGTGTTCTGAGTTGGAGCAGACAGTGCCAGACAGATCGCTGTGGGAGAGCTGAGCACAAAAGAGAAGTCACTCGCTATCACCCCACTGTGGACAGCAGGGGCTCTGTCGG GTACAATGGTTTGGTGACCAGCTCGCGAGCCAAAGGTATCATTGCCATCTGCTGGGTCTTATCCTTCATCATCGGCCTGACGCCCATGCTGGGCTGGAACAAATGCTCCCAGAGGGAAGCTCAGGACACCAATAATTCCTCGCTCAGCAACTGCAGTAGAAGCATGGTAGCTTGTCTCTTCGAGACAGTGGTCACCATGGAGTACATGGTCTACTACAATTTCTTTGCCTGTGTGTTGGTGCCCCTCCTCCTCATGTTTGGCATCTACCTGAAAATCTTTCTGGCAGCCAGGCGGCAGCTCAAACAAATGGAGAACAAGATGGTACATGGGGAGCGCTCACGCTCTACTTTGCAGAAGGAAGTCCATGCGGCCAAGTCTTTGGCCATCATCGTTGGGTTGTTTGCCATCTGTTGGCTTCCACTCCACATTATAAACTGCTTCACACTCTTTTGCCCGGGTTGTGCCCGTCCTCCCCTCTGGCTGATGTACCTGGCCATTATCCTGTCTCATGCCAACTCCGTAGTGAACCCATTGATTTATGCCTACCGGATCAGAGAATTCCGACTCACCTTCCGTAAAATTCTCAGGCAGCATATTATAGGCAAGAAGCAGTTCAAGACTGGTACTGCCAGTACTAGGACTTCCACTTATGGTGGGGATGGAGAGAATGCCAGCATTAGGATCAGTGAGTATGCTCTGAACATATACACCAATGGGGAGCTGGGTGCTATCCACAAAGATACTGACATGCAGGACCTGAGTAAATGCAAGGCAGGTTTGGAATGGCACCACAATGGGAATTCACTAGACATGGAGATAAATGGGCATCTCCCACATTCCTGCAAAAATGGGGACCTTTCAGATGCATGCGGGAACATGGAGCTTCTTACTGAAGAGCTAATTGGCATTCGTGTCTCTTACTCTGAACTGGAGAATTCAACCTTGGCAGCAGCTGATGTTTCCTGA